A section of the Molothrus aeneus isolate 106 chromosome Z unlocalized genomic scaffold, BPBGC_Maene_1.0 scaffold_33, whole genome shotgun sequence genome encodes:
- the LOC136569502 gene encoding fructose-bisphosphate aldolase B has product MTHQFPALSPEQKKALADIAQQIVASGKGILAADESVGTMGNRLQRINVENTEENRRAFREVLFSSDTSINQSIGGVILFHETLYQKDSSGKPFPAVIKEKGIVVGIKLDKGTAPLAGTNGETTIQGLDGLAERCAQYKKDGADFAKWRAVLKITSTTPSQLAIQENANTLARYASICQQHGLVPIVEPEILPDGDHDLQRCQYVTEKVLAAVYKALNDHHVYLEGTLLKPNMVTAGHSCSKKYTPQDVAIATVTTLLRTVPAAVPGICFLSGGQSEEEASLNLNAMNQCPLPKPWKLTFSYGRALQASALAAWLGKSENKKAAQEAFRKRAQINSLACRGQYVQSGKNDAAAMQSLFTASYTY; this is encoded by the exons ATGACCCACCAGTTCCCAGCGCTGTCTCCAGAGCAGAAAAAAGCTCTTGCAGACATTGCTCAGCAGATTGTGGCATCAGGAAAGGGGATCCTTGCTGCAGATGAATCAGTGG GTACCATGGGGAACAGGCTGCAGCGGATCAATGTGGAGAACACGGAGGAGAACCGCCGAGCTTTTAGAGAGGTCCTCTTCTCTTCGGATACTTCCATCAACCAAAGCATTGGGGGCGTGATCCTTTTCCATGAGACCCTCTATCAGAAAGACAGCAGTGGAAAGCCATTCCCAGCAGTTATCAAGGAAAAAGGCATTGTGGTGGGAATTAAG CTGGATAAAGGCACAGCACCTCTAGCAGGAACAAATGGAGAAACCACCATCCAAG ggctggatgggctGGCTGAACGCTGTGCCCAGTACAAGAAAGATGGCGCTGACTTTGCCAAGTGGCGTGCAGTGCTGAAGATCACCAGCACAACACCCTCTCAACTCGCCATCCAGGAGAATGCCAACACCTTGGCACGCTATGCCAGTATCTGCCAGCAG CATGGCTTGGTACCCATCGTGGAGCCAGAAATCCTGCCTGATGGAGACCATGATCTCCAGCGCTGTCAGTATGTCACAGAGAAG GTTCTGGCTGCTGTCTACAAGGCTTTGAATGATCATCACGTGTACctggaggggacactgctgaAACCCAACATGGTGACGGCTGGGCATTCCTGCTCCAAGAAGTACACCCCTCAGGATGTAGCCATAGCAACTGTCACTACTCTCCTCCGCACcgttcctgctgctgttcctg GAATCTGCTTCCTGTCTGGAGGTCAGAGTGAAGAGGAGGCTTCTCTCAACCTGAATGCCATGAATCAATGCCCTCTGCCTAAGCCTTGGAAACTGACGTTTTCCTACGGGAGAGCCCTGCAagcctctgccctggctgcatgGTTGGGAAAAAGCGAGAACAAGAAGGCTGCTCAAGAGGCCTTCCGCAAGCGGGCACAG attAACAGTTTGGCTTGCAGGGGGCAGTATGTCCAGTCTGGGAAGAATGACGCAGCTGCCATGCAGTCACTGTTCACTGCCAGCTACACCTACTGA
- the LOC136569504 gene encoding large ribosomal subunit protein mL50-like isoform X1, which translates to MAALRVAARQGPGLGSAGLRALWGGRSRKEEREVEADGAVPEKERSEPSLMHPLPRCQSYVPPEDLQSCLESHVREVFGPSVPEDWQQAPLQDKRLKHRLLARLAAELGHAVPNSQLHCMRRAGDVLGFYRTPVRDSSKIDELAAAELPPNLKIIWQQ; encoded by the exons ATGGCGGCGCTGCGGGTGGCGGCGCGGCAGGGACCGGGGCTCGGCTCTGCGGGGCTCAGGGCGCTGTGGGGCGGCCGCAG caggaaggaggaaagagaagtgGAAGCAGACGGAGCAGTTCCTGAGAAGGAGAGGAGCGAGCCCAGCCTGATGCACCCCCTGCCCCGCTGCCAGAGCTACGTCCCGCCCGaggacctgcagagctgcctcgaGTCCCACGTCAGGGAGGTCTTCGGGCCCTCTGTTCCCGAGGACTGGCAGCAGGCTCCGCTGCAGGATAAGCGGCTGAAGCACCGCCTGCTGGCCCGGCTGGCGGCGGAGCTGGGACACGCTGTCCCCAACTCGCAACTGCACTGCATGCGCCGTGCCGGGGACGTGCTGGGCTTCTACCGCACCCCCGTGAGGGACAGCAGCAAGATCGATGAACTCGCGGCCGCAGAGCTGCCCCCGAACCTGAAAATCATCTGGCAGCAGTGA
- the LOC136569504 gene encoding large ribosomal subunit protein mL50-like isoform X2, translating into MAALRVAARQGPGLGSAGLRALWGGRRKEEREVEADGAVPEKERSEPSLMHPLPRCQSYVPPEDLQSCLESHVREVFGPSVPEDWQQAPLQDKRLKHRLLARLAAELGHAVPNSQLHCMRRAGDVLGFYRTPVRDSSKIDELAAAELPPNLKIIWQQ; encoded by the exons ATGGCGGCGCTGCGGGTGGCGGCGCGGCAGGGACCGGGGCTCGGCTCTGCGGGGCTCAGGGCGCTGTGGGGCGGCCGCAG gaaggaggaaagagaagtgGAAGCAGACGGAGCAGTTCCTGAGAAGGAGAGGAGCGAGCCCAGCCTGATGCACCCCCTGCCCCGCTGCCAGAGCTACGTCCCGCCCGaggacctgcagagctgcctcgaGTCCCACGTCAGGGAGGTCTTCGGGCCCTCTGTTCCCGAGGACTGGCAGCAGGCTCCGCTGCAGGATAAGCGGCTGAAGCACCGCCTGCTGGCCCGGCTGGCGGCGGAGCTGGGACACGCTGTCCCCAACTCGCAACTGCACTGCATGCGCCGTGCCGGGGACGTGCTGGGCTTCTACCGCACCCCCGTGAGGGACAGCAGCAAGATCGATGAACTCGCGGCCGCAGAGCTGCCCCCGAACCTGAAAATCATCTGGCAGCAGTGA